The proteins below come from a single Mytilus edulis chromosome 5, xbMytEdul2.2, whole genome shotgun sequence genomic window:
- the LOC139524158 gene encoding retinitis pigmentosa 9 protein-like, translated as MDRDKDKDSIQCFYCKKNGHKKDKCPEKGKQIEPPQVHQRLKWSFEDPMKHYFEERDRKQMEEKEERVQKLKELIESTSSDSETENGKKNQKKKKRKHSHSLTSDDELKMHRKRKKSKHKKVKRLKTDKMHSSDNVKDHTKNKVRHKSKHKVKHKKHHKQKG; from the exons ATGGATAGAGACAAGGATAAAGATTCAATTCAGT GTTTTTATTGTAAGAAGAATGGACACAAGAAAGACAAATGCCCTGAAAAAGGAAAACAGATAGAACCTCCACAAGTTCACCAAAGACTGAAATGG AGTTTTGAAGATCCTATGAAGCACTATTTTGAAGAGAGAGACAGAAAACAAatggaagaaaaagaagaaag AGTGCAAAAGTTAAAAGAATTAATTGAAAGCACATCTTCAGATTCTGAAACGGAAAATGGAAAGAAGAATCAGAAGAAAAAGAAGAGAAAGCATTCCCATTCTTTAACTTCTGATGATGAACTAAAAATGCacagaaaaagaaagaaatcaaagcataaaaaagttaaaagattGAAAACAGACAAAATGCATTCTTCTGACAATGTTAAAGATCATACCAAAAACAAAGTGAgacataaatcaaaacataaagttaaacATAAAAAACATCATAAACAGAAAGGTTGA